In the Sus scrofa isolate TJ Tabasco breed Duroc unplaced genomic scaffold, Sscrofa11.1 Contig709, whole genome shotgun sequence genome, one interval contains:
- the LOC110255299 gene encoding olfactory receptor 12-like — MTPRANGTLSGKSLQEFVLEGFQGGLQTPALLFALFLALYLAAVLGNLTMIVVITLDARLHSPMYFFLKNLSFLDLCYSSVIYPKALANVLSSAKVISFGGCASQFFFFSMMGTTETLLLTVMAYDRFLTICSPLHYPITMCPEACARLVLGCYGGGCLNSGVQTILTFRLPFCSSNHIDHFFCDVPPLLLLACADTAINELVMFGICGLIIVGTTLGVLISYAYITVTILRMRSGAGRHKLFSTCGSHMTAVSLFYGNVFVMYAQPGAVESMEQGKVVSVFYTLVIPVLNPLIYSLRNKEVKEALWRLGHKHTAP, encoded by the coding sequence ATGACACCCCGTGCAAATGGAACCCTCTCGGGGAAGTCTCTGCAGGAGTTTGTGCTGGAGGGGTTTCAGGGTGGGCTGCAGACCCCGGCCCTGCTCTTTGCCCTCTTCCTGGCCCTGTACTTGGCGGCCGTCCTGGGGAACCTCACCATGATCGTGGTCATCACCCTGGACGCCCGTCTGCACTCCCcgatgtacttcttcctcaagaacctctccttcctggacctgTGCTACTCATCTGTCATCTACCCCAAGGCCCTGGCCAACGTCCTCTCCTCAGCCAAGGTCATCTCCTTCGGGGGCTGTGCCTcccagttcttcttcttctccatgATGGGCACGACTGAGACTCTTCTCCTGACCGTGATGGCCTACGACCGCTTCCTGACCATCTGCAGCCCCCTGCACTATCCCATCACCATGTGCCCCGAAGCCTGTGCCCGCCTGGTGCTGGGCTGCTATGGTGGAGGCTGCCTCAACTCTGGGGTGCAGACTATCCTCACTTTCCGCCtccccttctgcagctccaacCACATcgaccacttcttctgtgatgtgCCCCCCCTGCTCCTGCTCGCCTGTGCTGACACAGCCATCAATGAGCTGGTCATGTTTGGCATCTGCGGGCTCATCATCGTGGGCACCACACTCGGGGTCCTCATCTCCTATGCCTACATCACCGTGACCATCCTGAGGATGCGCTCGGGAGCAGGCAGACACAAgctcttctccacctgtggctcccacatgACGGCCGTGTCCCTCTTTTATGGGAATGTCTTTGTCATGTATGCCCAGCCGGGAGCGGTGGAGTCCATGGAGCAGGGCAAGGTGGTCTCTGTCTTCTACACCCTGGTCATCCCCGTGCtcaaccccctcatctacagtctgcggaacaaggaggtgaaggaggccCTGTGGAGACTGGGGCACAAGCACACTGCACCCTGA